Proteins encoded in a region of the Sphingopyxis sp. OAS728 genome:
- a CDS encoding lytic transglycosylase domain-containing protein: MNPTELWRSHIEEASGRFGVPAQWIERVLIAESGGRTIWHGRPIVSHAGAMGLMQLMPATWAEMRRRLGLGQDPHAPRDNILAGTLYLRLMYDRFGYPGLFGAYNAGPARYAAYLEGRRSLPRETRDYLRKVARTGPPAPRLGSSQATFFAAEPKSRTPEIPAAKGDIFFIKR, from the coding sequence ATGAACCCGACCGAGCTTTGGCGTTCGCATATAGAAGAAGCCTCGGGGCGATTTGGCGTTCCGGCGCAATGGATCGAACGCGTGCTGATCGCGGAAAGCGGCGGACGCACGATATGGCATGGTCGCCCGATCGTAAGTCATGCCGGCGCCATGGGATTGATGCAGTTGATGCCGGCGACATGGGCCGAGATGCGTCGCCGCCTCGGTCTCGGCCAAGATCCACACGCGCCGCGCGACAACATCCTTGCGGGGACGCTCTATCTTCGCCTGATGTACGATCGTTTCGGTTATCCTGGCCTCTTCGGCGCCTATAATGCCGGCCCGGCGCGTTACGCGGCCTATCTGGAAGGCCGACGCTCGCTCCCCAGGGAGACGCGCGATTATCTCAGGAAGGTCGCGAGAACCGGTCCGCCGGCGCCCCGGCTTGGGTCTTCGCAGGCAACCTTCTTCGCGGCCGAACCGAAATCGCGGACTCCCGAAATCCCGGCTGCCAAGGGCGACATCTTCTTCATAAAACGCTGA
- a CDS encoding S26 family signal peptidase produces the protein MGDGRFARLFRLRALRVPAVRHQKAFLAGAAAGVVAAVTAALLTPPRPLLIWNVSASAAIGLYAVGSAAPPARGDLVAARLPPSWRVLGSTRRYIPANVPLIKRVAARAGDRVCAAGADITVNGLRVALRLDIDGAGRPMPRWSGCIVLGRGEYLLLMPGAASFDGRYFGPTAESDIVGKVHLLWTR, from the coding sequence ATGGGTGATGGCCGCTTCGCGAGACTGTTCCGGCTGCGCGCGCTGCGCGTGCCGGCCGTCCGTCACCAAAAGGCCTTTCTGGCTGGCGCCGCCGCAGGCGTCGTCGCCGCGGTGACTGCAGCCTTGCTGACGCCGCCCAGGCCGTTGCTGATCTGGAACGTTTCCGCCAGCGCGGCGATCGGTCTCTATGCGGTGGGCAGCGCAGCGCCACCCGCCCGAGGCGACCTGGTCGCAGCGCGGCTGCCGCCGAGCTGGCGTGTCCTCGGCAGCACGCGGCGCTACATTCCCGCGAACGTCCCGCTGATCAAGCGCGTTGCGGCCAGGGCCGGTGACCGCGTCTGTGCGGCCGGTGCCGATATCACGGTCAATGGCCTCAGGGTCGCGCTGCGGCTCGATATCGACGGCGCGGGGCGGCCGATGCCGCGTTGGTCTGGCTGCATCGTCCTTGGCCGCGGCGAGTATCTGCTGCTCATGCCCGGCGCTGCATCCTTCGACGGGCGCTATTTCGGTCCGACCGCGGAGAGCGACATCGTCGGCAAGGTCCATCTGCTTTGGACGCGCTGA
- a CDS encoding helix-turn-helix transcriptional regulator — MRRPRIPVMPLERLIEQHRKSVRAARRDRDILTGTVDAVRELGFDRVALVQMLWFVRQERCYFCLDNYGEWHDIFIARHYYRRDPVHLASLRTNRCFAWNELGSILGRSRVHRPILDEAARHGLRRGITVPIGVPGEPPGSGSLATAACDLPPRDHCRAAAWIVDEAFAEVRRIYGYPSAVGDEPPPLSPRRLECLRLAALGHSDAEIAHRMGIALSTVLTHMKYLRQTYAVRSRTQLARIAQRHGLIGVNDIIP; from the coding sequence GTGCGACGACCACGCATTCCCGTCATGCCGCTCGAGCGGCTGATCGAGCAGCACCGCAAATCGGTCCGCGCCGCACGGCGCGACCGGGATATCCTGACCGGTACGGTCGACGCCGTTCGCGAACTGGGATTCGACCGCGTGGCGCTCGTTCAGATGCTGTGGTTCGTGCGCCAGGAACGTTGCTATTTCTGCCTCGACAATTACGGCGAATGGCACGACATCTTTATCGCGCGCCATTATTATCGCCGCGATCCGGTACACCTCGCCTCGCTGCGAACGAACCGATGTTTCGCATGGAACGAACTCGGTTCGATTCTCGGGCGAAGCCGCGTGCATCGGCCGATCCTGGACGAGGCCGCGCGTCACGGACTGCGCCGGGGTATCACCGTTCCGATCGGGGTTCCCGGCGAGCCGCCGGGCAGCGGATCGCTGGCGACCGCTGCATGCGATCTTCCTCCGCGCGATCATTGCCGCGCCGCCGCATGGATCGTCGACGAAGCGTTCGCGGAGGTGCGTCGCATCTACGGCTATCCCTCCGCCGTCGGCGACGAGCCGCCGCCGCTCAGTCCGCGCCGGCTGGAATGCCTCCGCCTCGCGGCTCTGGGCCATAGCGACGCCGAGATCGCGCATCGCATGGGCATCGCGCTCTCGACCGTGCTCACCCACATGAAATATCTGCGCCAAACCTATGCCGTTCGCAGTCGCACGCAGCTCGCGCGGATCGCGCAGCGCCACGGGCTGATCGGCGTCAACGACATCATTCCCTAG
- a CDS encoding sigma factor-like helix-turn-helix DNA-binding protein — translation MSNLRHPKKWGAIGRFFGKSPRGGFSAEEAAALSCSPCHARLFDKSVNMAESHTILSDDSARGARLTEKHRACLDLVLDHRTSKQIARILKISKPTVDQRIAAARVILGASDRGDAALRYARLKAIYDQITYDPMHVPQGRKLVSSDFADGDPAGTTAPEEGASLLAQSPFGDFWRSDHPPITRGTITAVLLVLTVFLVLAGLIIGDVLTRLISD, via the coding sequence ATGAGCAATCTTCGCCATCCCAAGAAATGGGGTGCAATCGGCCGATTTTTCGGAAAATCCCCGCGAGGCGGATTTTCCGCTGAAGAGGCGGCGGCGCTCAGCTGCAGTCCTTGCCATGCCCGGCTTTTTGACAAGAGTGTCAACATGGCCGAATCGCACACTATTCTATCTGACGACAGTGCGCGCGGGGCGCGTCTCACCGAAAAGCACCGTGCTTGTCTCGACCTGGTACTCGATCACAGGACGTCCAAACAGATTGCGCGGATCCTGAAGATTTCAAAGCCGACGGTCGACCAGCGCATTGCGGCAGCGCGGGTCATCTTGGGGGCGAGCGATCGCGGCGATGCCGCTTTGCGCTATGCCCGGCTCAAGGCGATATATGATCAAATCACATATGATCCGATGCATGTTCCCCAAGGCCGCAAGCTTGTGTCATCCGACTTTGCGGACGGTGATCCGGCCGGGACGACAGCGCCGGAAGAAGGCGCGTCGCTCCTCGCACAGTCGCCGTTCGGGGATTTTTGGAGGTCCGACCACCCTCCGATAACGCGAGGCACGATAACGGCTGTCCTTTTGGTCCTGACAGTCTTTCTCGTTCTCGCCGGCCTGATCATCGGCGACGTTCTGACGCGGCTGATCTCGGACTGA
- a CDS encoding JAB domain-containing protein, with amino-acid sequence MACVEPDKAEIVAARLIAEFRSLARLLSQSPDAIARVVGRDSPVVPLLLVSRDAMREAMRGDLHDKRISASSRKLTDYLKISMGSLPDETLRVLFLDARHRLIADEQMQRGTIDQVVLYPRIILRRAIELDAEAVILVHNHPSGDPTPSSADLWVTERLAAMARSLDITVVDHIVVTATSHRNILRQSRSSSHKTAQSFGLRAEKANLPRADDADDAPGATLPGALANARRSVRRLLLRRQLVGADRLFGEPAWDMLVELFIAHCEVATVPTGALGIGSGLSSSSAQRLVQRLVDARLVVRTPDPDDARRHFVSLSPQIAHRLAAYFVAHDE; translated from the coding sequence GTGGCGTGCGTCGAACCCGACAAGGCCGAGATCGTAGCGGCGCGGCTCATCGCCGAGTTTCGAAGTCTCGCCCGCCTGCTGTCGCAAAGTCCGGACGCAATCGCGCGGGTCGTGGGCCGGGACAGCCCGGTCGTCCCGTTGCTGCTGGTGTCGCGCGACGCCATGCGCGAGGCCATGCGCGGCGATCTGCATGACAAGCGGATTAGCGCGTCGAGCCGCAAGCTGACCGATTATCTGAAGATTTCGATGGGCAGCCTGCCCGACGAGACGCTGCGCGTCCTGTTCCTCGACGCGCGGCACAGATTGATCGCCGATGAGCAGATGCAGCGGGGAACGATCGATCAGGTCGTGCTCTATCCGCGGATCATCCTGCGCCGCGCGATCGAGCTCGATGCGGAAGCGGTCATCCTTGTCCATAATCACCCTAGCGGCGATCCGACCCCGAGCTCGGCCGATCTCTGGGTCACCGAGCGGCTCGCCGCGATGGCGCGATCGCTGGATATCACTGTCGTGGATCATATCGTGGTAACGGCGACGTCGCATCGAAACATCCTGCGGCAGAGCCGCTCATCCAGCCATAAAACCGCGCAATCCTTCGGCTTGCGCGCCGAAAAAGCGAATTTGCCACGCGCAGACGACGCCGATGATGCACCCGGCGCAACTTTGCCGGGCGCACTTGCGAACGCGCGGAGATCGGTCCGGCGCCTCCTGCTGCGCCGGCAGTTGGTGGGTGCCGACAGGCTGTTCGGCGAGCCGGCGTGGGATATGCTCGTCGAGCTCTTCATCGCGCATTGTGAAGTAGCGACGGTCCCGACAGGCGCACTTGGCATCGGCTCGGGTCTGTCGTCGAGCAGCGCGCAGCGCCTCGTCCAGCGGCTGGTCGATGCGCGGCTCGTCGTGCGCACGCCAGACCCCGACGACGCTCGACGCCATTTCGTCAGCCTCTCGCCGCAAATCGCGCACCGTCTTGCTGCCTATTTTGTCGCGCACGACGAATGA
- a CDS encoding LuxR family transcriptional regulator, which produces MSSAASRLGFDHFALAYDRRGASGPASLLIHDYPDPWARLYVKLDLGGIDPVRRAGERSMTGFGWRDLDQFIPLTKGDRRMLEVGREHGVGDGFTVPRHLPGEASGACSFAISPQKQMPGDMLHVAEIVGAVALSTARGLMGAPRPKDRPRLSERQRECVLWIARGKTAGETAAILGISEETVIQHLKVARDRYDVHCRQMLILCALFDGLIGFSDIYDWWHD; this is translated from the coding sequence TTGTCGAGCGCCGCCTCGCGGCTCGGCTTCGACCATTTCGCGCTGGCTTACGACCGGCGCGGCGCCAGCGGACCGGCTTCGCTGCTGATCCACGATTATCCGGACCCCTGGGCCAGACTATATGTCAAACTCGATCTGGGCGGCATCGACCCGGTGCGGCGCGCGGGCGAGCGGTCGATGACCGGTTTCGGCTGGCGCGATCTCGACCAGTTTATTCCGCTGACCAAAGGCGACCGGAGGATGCTCGAGGTCGGCCGAGAGCATGGGGTCGGCGATGGCTTCACGGTGCCGCGGCATCTCCCCGGCGAGGCAAGCGGGGCCTGTTCGTTCGCCATTAGCCCGCAAAAACAGATGCCGGGCGACATGCTCCATGTCGCCGAGATCGTCGGGGCGGTCGCCTTGTCGACCGCCCGGGGTCTGATGGGAGCACCGAGACCCAAGGATCGCCCCAGGCTCAGCGAGCGGCAGCGCGAATGCGTGCTTTGGATCGCGCGCGGCAAGACCGCGGGCGAAACGGCAGCGATCCTCGGCATCAGCGAGGAAACCGTTATCCAGCATCTCAAGGTCGCGCGCGACCGTTACGACGTCCATTGCCGCCAGATGCTGATCCTTTGCGCGCTGTTCGATGGCCTCATCGGCTTTTCGGACATCTACGATTGGTGGCACGACTGA
- a CDS encoding PAS domain S-box protein, which translates to MELSSSRFVGIERRGKNIQDSGLERLTFLESGGELGRLIARRDWSATPLGPIAGWSMSLRNAVAFVVHSPAPLVMLWGEAGTMIYNDGYAKFAADNHPDILGRPVREAWPEVADFNDHVMKVGLGGGSLAFQDHHLKLNRTGQFEDVWLNLDYSPVFGDDGRPAGVLAIVVETTKLVAAGKALEESEARLRFLDRLGRATSTSLDARDVLEVTTGMLSEELGLSSCAYGDLDVDGSGFTLRQAWPGADSLGQTDHHSLESFGELAALRLRKGESLVINDSLSELPPAATAAFAAVGARALIWVPLVKEGRLTALMAAHRDQPHIWTEREIALTREVAERSWSHVERIQTEAALAVAASRLGELSDTLEERVEERSAALNRSQTQFRLLVQGVTDYAIYMLDEHGNVTSWNAGAERIKGYSPDEIIGRHFSSFYPEEDRTAGEPERALETARREGRFNAEGWRVRKDGSRFRASVVIDAIHDDDGRLIGFAKITRDVTEREEAQHELEMAREALFQSQKMESIGQLTGGVAHDFNNLLMAIRSSLELLRKRVPDEPQIRKLLDNSMKATDRGASLTQRMLAFARRQELAAEEVMLPALVRGMKELLERALGPAYSIDTRLPGDLPAVSTDVNQLEMALLNLAVNARDAMPDGGDILIRAEAMTATADQVPDLAAGRYVRMTVSDSGSGMDAETLAKAIEPFFTTKGVGKGTGLGLSMVHGFAQQLGGTLEIESKLGVGTKAHIWLPAREMGAGEEGPVESLEPALATSRKILVVDDDAIILMNTGALLEDLGHRVLEAGSGEEALRIFAAHDDIEMLVTDQAMPGMTGSDLIAAARTLRPHLPIVLATGYGETPHEVGQTVVRLGKPFSQTDLERAVADAMAGVDD; encoded by the coding sequence GTGGAACTGTCGTCTTCACGCTTTGTTGGCATCGAGAGGAGAGGGAAAAATATTCAGGATAGTGGTTTGGAACGTTTGACCTTTCTGGAAAGCGGTGGGGAGCTGGGCCGGCTCATCGCGCGCCGGGACTGGAGCGCGACGCCGCTTGGTCCCATAGCCGGCTGGTCCATGAGCCTCCGGAACGCCGTCGCATTCGTCGTGCATTCGCCGGCACCGCTGGTGATGCTCTGGGGCGAGGCCGGAACAATGATCTATAACGACGGCTACGCCAAATTCGCGGCCGACAATCATCCCGACATTCTCGGACGTCCGGTACGCGAAGCCTGGCCCGAAGTGGCGGACTTCAACGATCATGTGATGAAGGTGGGTCTCGGGGGCGGCTCGCTGGCCTTTCAGGATCATCATCTCAAGCTGAACCGCACCGGGCAGTTTGAAGACGTATGGCTCAACCTTGATTACTCTCCGGTTTTCGGTGACGATGGCCGACCTGCGGGCGTCCTCGCGATCGTGGTCGAAACAACGAAACTCGTCGCGGCCGGGAAGGCTCTGGAAGAGAGCGAAGCCCGCCTCCGTTTCCTCGACCGGCTCGGCCGCGCGACATCTACCAGCCTGGATGCGCGAGACGTCCTGGAAGTGACGACCGGCATGTTGTCCGAAGAGCTGGGCCTCTCGTCCTGCGCTTACGGCGATCTCGACGTCGACGGCAGCGGGTTCACATTGCGTCAGGCCTGGCCCGGCGCCGACAGCCTGGGGCAGACCGATCACCATTCGCTCGAATCCTTCGGAGAGCTCGCGGCGCTGCGGCTCCGAAAGGGGGAAAGCCTGGTGATCAACGACAGTCTGAGCGAACTGCCGCCCGCGGCGACCGCTGCCTTTGCGGCAGTGGGCGCACGCGCCCTGATCTGGGTTCCCCTCGTGAAGGAGGGGCGGCTTACCGCCTTGATGGCGGCGCATCGGGATCAACCGCATATCTGGACTGAGCGCGAGATCGCCCTGACACGCGAAGTCGCCGAGCGCAGTTGGTCGCACGTCGAGCGAATCCAGACCGAAGCGGCGCTGGCAGTGGCCGCAAGCCGGCTCGGCGAACTCAGCGACACGCTCGAAGAGCGGGTCGAGGAGCGATCGGCGGCGCTCAACCGAAGCCAGACCCAGTTTCGGCTGCTCGTGCAGGGCGTGACGGACTATGCAATCTATATGCTCGACGAGCATGGCAACGTTACCAGCTGGAATGCCGGCGCCGAGCGCATCAAGGGATACAGCCCCGACGAGATTATCGGCCGGCACTTCTCCTCCTTTTACCCGGAAGAGGACCGGACCGCTGGTGAACCTGAACGGGCCTTGGAAACTGCCCGGCGCGAAGGGCGGTTCAATGCGGAAGGCTGGCGCGTACGAAAAGACGGGAGCCGATTTCGCGCGAGCGTCGTCATCGACGCAATACATGACGACGATGGACGATTGATCGGCTTCGCAAAGATCACGCGGGACGTAACCGAACGCGAGGAAGCGCAGCACGAGCTTGAAATGGCGCGCGAAGCACTGTTCCAGTCTCAAAAAATGGAATCGATCGGTCAGTTGACGGGCGGGGTCGCGCATGACTTCAATAATCTGCTCATGGCTATCCGCAGCAGCCTCGAACTTCTCAGGAAGCGGGTCCCCGACGAGCCACAGATTCGCAAGCTCCTCGATAACAGCATGAAGGCGACCGACCGCGGCGCCTCGCTTACGCAGCGAATGCTCGCCTTCGCTCGCAGACAGGAGCTCGCAGCCGAAGAGGTTATGCTTCCCGCCTTAGTCCGCGGTATGAAGGAGTTGCTCGAGCGCGCGCTGGGACCTGCCTATAGCATCGACACGCGCCTCCCCGGCGATCTCCCGGCCGTATCCACCGACGTCAACCAGCTGGAGATGGCGTTGCTCAATCTTGCCGTCAATGCACGCGACGCGATGCCCGACGGCGGCGACATTCTGATCCGCGCCGAGGCCATGACCGCCACGGCGGACCAGGTGCCCGATCTCGCCGCCGGCCGCTATGTTCGCATGACCGTCTCGGACAGCGGAAGCGGCATGGATGCCGAAACGCTCGCCAAGGCGATCGAACCTTTCTTTACGACCAAAGGCGTCGGCAAGGGCACAGGCCTCGGCCTGTCGATGGTTCACGGCTTTGCGCAGCAACTGGGCGGAACGCTTGAAATCGAGAGCAAGCTCGGCGTGGGGACCAAGGCCCATATTTGGCTCCCTGCACGCGAGATGGGCGCGGGAGAGGAGGGGCCTGTCGAGAGCCTCGAGCCGGCGCTCGCTACCTCCCGAAAGATTTTGGTTGTCGATGATGATGCGATCATTCTGATGAACACGGGCGCCTTGCTCGAGGATTTGGGTCACCGCGTGCTCGAGGCAGGATCGGGCGAGGAGGCGCTGAGGATTTTCGCCGCGCACGACGATATCGAGATGCTCGTCACCGATCAGGCTATGCCGGGAATGACAGGGAGCGACCTGATTGCGGCGGCCCGTACCCTGCGGCCGCATCTGCCGATCGTGCTGGCTACCGGTTATGGCGAGACGCCGCACGAGGTTGGTCAGACAGTCGTGCGGCTCGGCAAACCTTTCAGCCAAACCGACCTCGAGCGAGCCGTGGCGGATGCAATGGCAGGCGTCGATGACTAG
- a CDS encoding hemerythrin domain-containing protein encodes MEKTDLDATHILAADHRTVEGLFDDFEKASGSDRKAKIAKQICTELKIHAQIEEEVFYPALKGKIDDDLLKEAWVEHDGAKVLINDIEASGPDDEFFEAKVTVLSEEIKHHVKEEEKQQDNMFQQARAADVDLESLGEAMLSRKEELKAQAEGVGLPPAVLATLRA; translated from the coding sequence ATGGAAAAGACCGATCTGGACGCGACGCACATCCTGGCCGCCGATCACCGGACCGTCGAAGGTCTGTTCGATGATTTCGAAAAGGCGAGCGGCTCCGACCGAAAGGCGAAGATCGCAAAGCAAATCTGCACCGAACTCAAGATTCATGCGCAGATCGAGGAAGAGGTCTTCTATCCCGCCCTCAAAGGCAAGATCGACGACGACCTGCTGAAGGAAGCCTGGGTCGAGCATGATGGTGCGAAGGTGCTGATCAACGACATCGAAGCCTCCGGGCCCGACGACGAATTTTTCGAAGCCAAGGTCACGGTGCTGTCCGAGGAGATCAAGCATCATGTGAAGGAAGAGGAAAAGCAGCAGGACAATATGTTCCAGCAGGCCCGCGCCGCCGACGTCGACCTCGAATCCCTTGGGGAGGCGATGCTTTCCAGAAAAGAAGAACTGAAAGCTCAGGCGGAGGGTGTGGGCCTTCCGCCCGCCGTTCTTGCCACGCTACGCGCTTGA
- a CDS encoding low affinity iron permease family protein — protein MDEFFTRVASGSARIMGQPLAFIISTLLILIWAASGPLLKYSDTWQLIVNTATTVLTFLAVFLIQNSQNRDGAAMQAKLDEILRALDKARVEFVGIEHLTDYQIERIREALEKDIADGTGKDGTTGATVEQLLKRY, from the coding sequence GTGGACGAATTTTTTACCCGCGTCGCGTCCGGAAGCGCCCGGATCATGGGTCAGCCCCTCGCTTTTATCATTTCCACTCTGCTGATCCTGATCTGGGCGGCGAGTGGGCCGCTGCTCAAATATTCGGACACGTGGCAGCTCATTGTGAATACGGCGACGACTGTGCTTACTTTCCTCGCGGTCTTCCTGATTCAAAACAGCCAGAACCGCGATGGCGCCGCGATGCAGGCCAAGCTCGACGAAATTCTGCGCGCGCTCGACAAAGCGCGCGTTGAGTTCGTCGGCATCGAGCATCTCACCGACTATCAGATCGAGCGCATTCGCGAGGCACTCGAAAAGGACATCGCCGATGGAACCGGGAAAGACGGGACGACGGGGGCGACGGTCGAGCAACTGCTGAAGCGCTATTAG